The Christiangramia flava JLT2011 genome has a segment encoding these proteins:
- the uvrA gene encoding excinuclease ABC subunit UvrA gives MAHNDEQIEVLGARVHNLKNIDVNIPREKLVVITGLSGSGKSSLAFDTIYAEGQRRYIETFSAYARQFLGSLERPDVDKIDGLSPVIAIEQKTTSKNPRSTVGTITEIYDFLRLLFARGADAYSYKTGEKMVSYTDSQIKDLIIEKFKDRKVSILAPVIRSRKGHYRELFEQIAKQGFVKVRTDEEVRDIEKGMKLDRYKTHDIEIVIDRLKIEDKTDSEKRLEESIKTAMYHGEDTLMILDQETGDIRYFSRNLMCPTTGISYPNPEPNSFSFNSPKGACPVCNGIGTLYQVNEHKIIPDRSKSIKSGALAPHGPQKKNWVFSQLQLIADRFEFSLSDPIEKIPEEALQMILYGGKEKFSKESKSLGITREYKIDFEGVAQFIETTYKNNDSTSLRRWAKEYMDKVDCPECEGSRLKKEALYFRVAEKNIAELSEMDISDLSDWFDGIEKNLSEKQLKIASEVIKEIRTRLQFLVDVGLTYLNLNRSSKSLSGGEAQRIRLATQIGSQLVGVLYILDEPSIGLHQRDNEKLINSLESLRDIGNSVIVVEHDKDMIERADYVIDIGPRAGKHGGEIISEGTPAELMQHETLTAQYLNGEKEIAVPEERRKGNGKKIELKGATGNNLKNVDISIPLGKMIAVTGVSGSGKSTLINETLYPIMNAHYFNGVKEPKPYKSIKGLEHIDKVIDINQSPIGRTPRSNPATYTGVFSEIRSLFAKTPEALIRGYKPGRFSFNVKGGRCETCKGGGLRVIEMNFLPDVYVECETCQGKRFNRETLEIRYKGKSIADVLEMTINEATDFFENIPKIYRKLKTIQDVGLGYISLGQQSTTLSGGEAQRIKLATELSKRDTGNTFYILDEPTTGLHFEDIRVLMEVLNRLTNKGNTVLIIEHNLDVIKMADHIIDIGYEGGKGGGKIVATGTPEEIIKNKKSYTAQFLKKELK, from the coding sequence ATGGCACACAACGACGAGCAGATTGAAGTTTTAGGAGCTAGAGTCCATAATCTCAAAAATATAGACGTTAACATTCCCCGAGAAAAACTGGTCGTAATTACCGGCCTATCGGGTTCCGGAAAATCATCCCTGGCTTTTGACACGATTTATGCGGAAGGCCAGCGGCGATACATCGAAACTTTTTCGGCGTATGCCCGGCAATTCCTCGGAAGCCTGGAGCGACCTGATGTTGATAAAATTGACGGACTCTCACCGGTTATTGCGATCGAGCAAAAGACGACGAGTAAAAACCCTCGAAGTACAGTAGGAACGATTACGGAAATATATGATTTCCTCCGCCTGCTTTTTGCGAGAGGCGCTGATGCATACAGCTATAAGACTGGCGAAAAGATGGTGAGCTATACCGATAGCCAGATCAAAGACCTTATAATAGAAAAGTTTAAAGATCGTAAGGTGTCTATTCTGGCACCGGTCATCAGAAGTCGAAAAGGGCACTACCGGGAACTTTTTGAACAGATCGCCAAACAGGGGTTTGTAAAGGTTCGTACAGATGAGGAGGTTCGCGATATTGAAAAAGGTATGAAGCTCGACCGGTACAAAACGCATGATATTGAGATCGTTATAGACCGGCTGAAGATTGAAGACAAAACCGATTCTGAAAAAAGGCTGGAAGAAAGTATCAAAACGGCCATGTATCATGGGGAGGACACTTTGATGATCCTGGACCAGGAAACAGGCGATATCCGGTATTTTAGCAGGAATTTAATGTGTCCCACAACGGGAATCAGTTACCCTAACCCGGAGCCGAACAGCTTTTCTTTCAACTCTCCAAAAGGTGCCTGCCCGGTTTGCAACGGTATTGGCACACTTTACCAGGTAAACGAGCATAAGATCATTCCAGATCGCTCCAAATCGATCAAATCTGGTGCTTTGGCACCTCATGGTCCACAAAAGAAAAACTGGGTTTTCTCCCAGCTTCAGTTGATCGCCGATCGCTTTGAGTTCAGCTTGTCAGACCCTATTGAAAAGATTCCAGAAGAGGCTCTCCAAATGATCCTCTACGGCGGAAAAGAGAAATTTTCCAAAGAATCAAAATCGCTGGGTATTACTCGGGAATATAAGATCGATTTTGAAGGTGTTGCCCAATTTATTGAAACAACCTACAAGAACAACGATTCTACCAGCTTGCGCCGATGGGCCAAAGAATATATGGACAAGGTGGATTGCCCGGAATGCGAAGGCAGTCGATTGAAAAAAGAGGCACTTTACTTCCGTGTGGCCGAAAAGAATATCGCGGAATTGTCTGAAATGGACATCAGCGACCTGAGCGACTGGTTCGATGGTATCGAAAAGAATCTTTCAGAAAAACAGCTGAAAATTGCTTCCGAAGTGATCAAAGAAATCAGGACACGGCTACAATTCCTGGTGGACGTGGGTCTTACCTACCTGAACCTAAACAGGAGTTCTAAATCTCTTTCTGGTGGAGAAGCCCAGCGAATTCGGCTTGCCACCCAGATTGGTTCACAACTCGTGGGCGTACTATATATTTTGGACGAACCCAGTATTGGGCTGCACCAACGTGATAATGAAAAACTGATCAATTCCTTAGAAAGTCTTCGTGATATCGGGAACTCGGTAATCGTTGTGGAGCATGACAAAGACATGATCGAACGGGCAGATTACGTCATCGACATTGGTCCGCGTGCTGGAAAACACGGCGGCGAGATTATTAGTGAAGGTACTCCGGCGGAATTAATGCAGCACGAAACCCTAACGGCGCAATATCTTAATGGCGAAAAAGAGATTGCCGTGCCCGAAGAAAGGCGTAAAGGGAATGGCAAAAAAATAGAACTGAAAGGAGCCACGGGAAACAACCTGAAGAATGTGGATATTTCCATTCCATTAGGAAAAATGATCGCGGTCACCGGAGTTTCAGGAAGTGGTAAATCTACGCTGATCAATGAAACGCTCTATCCAATCATGAACGCCCATTATTTCAATGGCGTGAAAGAGCCAAAACCTTATAAATCGATCAAAGGCCTGGAACATATCGATAAGGTGATCGATATCAACCAATCACCTATTGGCCGTACACCACGGTCTAACCCGGCAACGTATACCGGTGTTTTTTCTGAAATTCGCAGCTTATTTGCCAAAACTCCGGAAGCACTCATCCGCGGGTACAAACCGGGGCGTTTCAGTTTTAATGTAAAAGGCGGAAGGTGTGAAACCTGTAAAGGCGGTGGCCTCCGGGTGATCGAAATGAATTTTCTGCCAGATGTTTACGTGGAATGCGAAACCTGCCAGGGAAAACGTTTCAACCGTGAAACGCTCGAAATTCGATACAAGGGAAAATCGATTGCTGATGTGCTGGAAATGACCATCAATGAAGCGACTGATTTCTTCGAAAATATTCCGAAGATCTATCGAAAACTGAAGACCATCCAGGACGTTGGACTGGGTTATATCAGCCTTGGCCAACAGTCTACAACACTTTCCGGCGGGGAAGCCCAGCGAATCAAACTGGCTACCGAACTGTCCAAAAGAGATACGGGAAATACCTTTTATATATTAGACGAGCCAACCACGGGATTACATTTTGAAGACATCCGGGTGCTCATGGAAGTTCTCAATAGATTAACCAATAAAGGAAACACCGTCCTGATCATTGAACACAACCTCGACGTGATCAAAATGGCCGATCATATTATCGATATTGGCTACGAAGGTGGAAAAGGCGGCGGAAAGATCGTCGCAACCGGAACTCCGGAAGAAATTATCAAAAACAAAAAAAGTTATACCGCTCAATTCCTGAAAAAGGAACTGAAATAG
- a CDS encoding TIGR00730 family Rossman fold protein: MIKKHNRNKAWNEIKTNDSWAIFKIMGEFVNGYEKLSQIGPCVSIFGSARTKPDMKYYQLTEKIAKKIVDHGYGVITGGGPGIMEAGNKGAHLAGGTSVGLNIELPFEQHDNPYIDNDKSLDFDYFFVRKVMFVKYSQGFVVMPGGFGTLDELFEAITLIQTHKIDKFPIILVGSEFWNGLVDWIKTTLLDSFQNISAADIDLVQVVDTEDEVIEILDKFYDEYNLSPNF, encoded by the coding sequence ATGATTAAAAAGCACAATAGAAACAAGGCCTGGAATGAGATCAAAACCAACGATTCCTGGGCGATCTTCAAGATCATGGGAGAATTTGTTAACGGTTACGAAAAGCTAAGCCAGATTGGCCCATGCGTATCCATCTTCGGTTCTGCCAGGACAAAACCTGATATGAAATACTATCAGCTTACTGAAAAAATTGCCAAAAAAATCGTGGATCACGGTTATGGCGTGATCACCGGCGGTGGCCCCGGGATCATGGAAGCCGGGAACAAGGGAGCACATCTTGCGGGAGGGACTTCCGTAGGACTGAATATCGAACTTCCTTTCGAGCAGCACGACAACCCGTATATTGATAATGACAAGAGCCTGGATTTTGACTACTTCTTCGTTAGAAAGGTAATGTTTGTTAAATATTCCCAGGGATTTGTGGTAATGCCAGGTGGTTTCGGAACGCTGGATGAACTTTTCGAAGCCATCACGCTTATTCAAACCCATAAAATTGACAAATTCCCCATTATTCTTGTGGGTAGCGAGTTCTGGAACGGACTTGTAGACTGGATCAAAACTACCCTGCTTGATAGCTTCCAAAACATCAGTGCGGCCGATATTGACCTGGTCCAGGTGGTAGATACCGAAGACGAGGTCATTGAAATCCTGGACAAATTCTACGACGAATACAACCTCAGTCCTAATTTCTAG
- a CDS encoding metalloprotease: protein MEIDARLVDSTRSLEISQHIRFINTEKRELVSIYLNDWNNAFSSKNSALARRFAEDYKRRFHFAKDHERGHTYIHEVTDSQGDSLNWDRPGDIVDLLRINLEQPLQPGDSIDLNFHYTVRVPEDNFTRFGMDRDHNYKLRYWYLVPAPLDNGWKLYSHQDLGLQYVQPYNIRIKLDIPTEFYAASSLNLDRTKTQKGCKTLSFSGSERLESKMYITKTYIFESLAINDKQIITNIEDEDIEFNMKKAVLTKALNFLEENLGTYPHKDIFITQEDYLNNPVYGLNQLPSFIRPFPDGFQYDIKIFKTLTENYLTNTILVNPRTEKWVIDAMMYTLMMDYVDRYYPNMKLLGNLSKIIGLRWFHAADLEFNDQYQFLYMNMARMNLDQPLTTSQDSLVKFNKNIANAYKAGVGMKYLQAYLEDESVQQSIKEFYEANMLRKVSARDFENTLKNNSEKDISWFFQEYVGTNKKIDFKLTDIRKTDDSVQAVIRDLRNTHMPVSLYGIKDGDIVFKKWVEDPASNDTVVVPREGIDRLALNYEQEIPEFNQRNNYRGVTKLFNKPIQFRLLQDIEDPRYNQIFFMPEFEYNLYDGIAIGPKVYNKTVLSKTFNFSFSPKYGFNSQTIVGSGGLSNTHQFDNQKLYAIRYGISGNRFSYGYNLFYKKITPYLLFAFRNPYLRSNEGQRLLIRNVKVQRDENPEFPLEQPNYNVFNVNYAYSNPNFIKYLTASIDWQLSDKFSKISATAEYRKLFTNNRQVNLRFFTGTFLYNDKRNNDYFSFALDRPTDYLFDYNYYGRSQGSGLFSQQIIMAEGGFKSQLQPEYANEWLMSMNASTNIWNWIYAYGDIGMVKNRGENGKFLYDSGIRVSLVQDYFELFFPVYSNLGWELDDPNYDQKIRFIVSLDINTLIRLFTRRWY from the coding sequence ATGGAAATCGATGCCCGGCTGGTAGACAGTACCCGGAGCCTGGAAATTTCCCAGCACATCCGTTTTATCAATACGGAAAAAAGGGAACTGGTTAGCATTTATCTCAACGACTGGAACAATGCGTTCAGTTCTAAAAACTCAGCTTTGGCCCGCCGTTTTGCGGAAGATTACAAAAGACGTTTTCATTTTGCCAAAGATCATGAAAGAGGCCATACTTATATACATGAAGTTACCGATTCTCAGGGAGATTCTCTGAACTGGGATCGTCCCGGCGACATCGTCGACCTGCTTAGGATCAATCTCGAGCAACCGTTGCAACCCGGCGACAGTATAGACCTGAATTTCCATTATACCGTTCGGGTGCCGGAAGATAATTTCACGCGATTCGGAATGGATCGCGATCATAATTATAAGCTTCGCTACTGGTACCTCGTTCCCGCTCCCTTAGATAACGGGTGGAAGCTATATAGCCATCAGGATCTGGGCCTTCAATATGTCCAGCCTTATAATATCCGGATCAAACTGGACATTCCAACCGAATTTTACGCGGCTTCCTCTCTCAACCTCGATCGTACCAAGACTCAGAAAGGCTGTAAGACACTCAGCTTTAGCGGAAGTGAACGCCTGGAAAGCAAAATGTACATCACCAAAACTTATATTTTCGAGTCGCTGGCGATCAATGATAAACAGATCATTACCAATATTGAAGACGAAGACATCGAATTCAATATGAAAAAAGCGGTGCTCACAAAGGCTTTGAATTTCCTGGAAGAAAACCTGGGAACTTATCCGCATAAAGACATTTTCATCACTCAGGAAGATTACCTCAACAACCCGGTCTATGGCCTCAACCAGTTGCCCAGTTTCATCAGGCCCTTTCCAGATGGTTTCCAGTATGACATTAAGATCTTCAAGACGCTTACTGAAAATTACCTCACCAACACGATCCTGGTAAATCCGCGTACCGAAAAGTGGGTCATTGATGCCATGATGTATACGCTGATGATGGATTATGTAGATCGCTATTACCCGAATATGAAGCTGCTTGGGAATCTTAGCAAGATTATAGGTTTACGATGGTTTCATGCGGCAGATCTGGAATTCAATGACCAGTACCAGTTCCTGTATATGAACATGGCCAGAATGAACCTGGACCAGCCACTCACTACTTCGCAGGATTCCCTGGTAAAATTCAATAAAAATATCGCCAATGCCTACAAGGCCGGTGTGGGCATGAAATACCTGCAGGCTTACCTGGAAGACGAAAGCGTGCAGCAGTCGATCAAAGAATTCTACGAGGCAAACATGCTTCGGAAGGTGAGTGCCCGGGACTTTGAAAATACTCTGAAAAATAATTCAGAAAAAGACATCTCATGGTTCTTTCAGGAATATGTGGGTACCAACAAAAAGATTGATTTTAAACTGACCGATATTCGTAAAACCGATGACTCTGTTCAGGCAGTCATCCGGGACCTACGGAATACGCATATGCCGGTAAGTCTTTATGGTATCAAGGATGGAGATATCGTATTCAAAAAATGGGTGGAAGATCCCGCTTCCAATGATACTGTGGTGGTTCCCAGAGAAGGAATTGACCGGTTGGCGCTGAATTACGAACAGGAGATCCCGGAGTTCAACCAGCGCAATAACTACCGCGGTGTGACGAAACTCTTTAATAAGCCTATCCAGTTCCGGCTCCTGCAGGACATAGAAGATCCCCGTTACAACCAGATTTTCTTTATGCCGGAATTTGAATATAACCTGTATGATGGTATCGCGATTGGCCCGAAGGTTTACAACAAAACCGTGCTCAGCAAAACCTTCAATTTCAGTTTTTCACCGAAATACGGTTTTAATAGTCAAACGATTGTGGGTTCCGGCGGGCTTTCCAACACCCATCAGTTCGATAATCAGAAGCTATATGCCATTCGTTATGGGATCTCCGGAAACCGTTTTTCATATGGATATAACCTCTTTTACAAAAAGATCACGCCATACCTGCTTTTCGCCTTCAGAAATCCGTATCTCCGAAGTAATGAAGGGCAACGCCTGCTGATCAGGAATGTAAAAGTTCAGCGGGACGAAAATCCTGAATTTCCGCTGGAACAACCAAATTATAATGTCTTCAATGTAAATTACGCCTATAGCAACCCCAATTTCATCAAATATCTAACGGCTTCGATAGACTGGCAGCTTTCCGATAAATTCAGCAAGATCTCAGCTACTGCTGAATACCGAAAATTATTTACCAATAACCGCCAGGTCAATCTTCGGTTTTTCACGGGTACCTTTTTGTACAATGACAAGCGAAATAATGATTATTTCAGCTTTGCCCTGGATCGCCCTACCGATTATCTTTTCGATTATAATTACTACGGAAGAAGCCAAGGCAGTGGACTTTTCAGTCAGCAAATCATTATGGCCGAGGGTGGTTTCAAGTCCCAGCTTCAACCCGAATATGCCAATGAATGGCTGATGTCCATGAACGCCAGTACCAATATCTGGAACTGGATCTATGCCTACGGTGATATTGGAATGGTGAAAAACAGGGGCGAAAATGGGAAATTTTTATACGATTCTGGTATTCGCGTGAGCCTGGTTCAGGATTATTTCGAACTCTTTTTCCCGGTTTATTCCAATTTAGGATGGGAACTGGACGACCCTAATTATGACCAGAAGATCCGGTTTATCGTATCCTTAGACATCAATACGCTCATCAGGCTCTTCACCAGGCGCTGGTATTAA